TGTTGccctatatttaaaaattatattctctttttatttgtaaattttttgtagagacggagttgcACTATGTTCCtcaccaggctgatctcaaactcctggccttaccTACTGTGCTTGTCTGTTCAACTATTAGGATTTTTACGTTTATATTTTTCCCCTTCGTTCTTTAAGAAAAGGTGTTCTTGGTATGCTTCCTCCTGGGAACCCCTCCCTGCTCCTGAGGCGCTTTGTGCTGTGACACATTCCTGTGCCTATGGCTCCGCCTCTGCATCTGTGCGTGGACTTGCCCGCCCTGCTGGCAGAGCCGCACCCTCAGGTGTGCACGGAACTGAAGTGTGACCTCACGCCGCTGGGGGTGTTGGCCTCTTGCTCAGGTGCAGTGCTCCTGGAAGGGCCAAAGAGTGGGTCCTGCCCTGGGTGGGCATGCCCTGTTGTGCTGAGCCCCTCATAACCGGCACCAAGGGTTGCCCTGGCCCAGCGCTCATCCTCAGCCCCTGAGAGAGAAGCGCAGAAGCAAGAAGGCAGGAAGCCGAGGTCCTGGCACTTGGAGGAGACGGGGAGGGAGGGGCGGCCGGTCAGAGCCCCATATTTCTGCTGACACCCGAGGCCTGGGCTGTGGCCCCACTTCTGTGGTGAGGGAGCTGCATGGCCCACACCAGGCCTAAGAAACAGCAGGGGCAACTCCACTGCCCCGCTAcactccctgcctcctcctgcaCCCCTGGCCCCCAGATGCAGCCTCTCCcgccctcccctccttcccttcctccctccgtcACACACCAGACTCCCCAGGGGCCGGGCAacttttgaacctgggagcccTGGGCCTGTGCACGTTCTCAGGGGGCTATGGGGGAAGCGACAGGCCTTGGCCAGAGTCACCTCTGCCCCAGACTCCCCACGGCTCCGTCTCGCTCCCGGGCTGGAGCTCTGCCCCTGGCCTGAGACCTCCAGCTCAGGTACAGGACACTGGGCTGTGCCCGCCTCGGGGACTTGCACACGCGGCCCCATCTTTCCCAGGCCAGATCCTCCTCCTCTGGCAGCCTCAGCCAGGCCGAGGATCCCGGGCCTGAGCTCGCCCGGGCCCCTTCCGTGGACAGGGGCTCGCTTCTCGTCCCAGGGGACTGGGGGCGGGGTGGGCGCGGAGCAGGCCCGGACCCCCGCATGGCACCGCCTTAGCTAGTGCCTTTTGCAGCTCCTGCCTCTGGATGGGGAACTCGTCTTGGCTTCAGGAGCCGGATTCGGCGTCTCAGAAGTGGGCTCGCACCCGGACTGCGGCGCGGGTGAGGCAGTCGGGCAGGGGCGGGGCTCTGGAAGGGCGTGTTCAGGGGAGGAAACTGGGAGAGGGCGTATCCAGGGCGGGGACTGGAGGGAAGGCGCCTCCGGGGGCGGGGACTGGAGGGAAGGCGTGTCCGGGGCGGGGACTGGAGGGTCGTGCGTCCGGGGGCGGGGACTGGAGGGAAGGCGTGTCCGGGGCGGGGACTGGAGGGTGGTGCGTCCGGGGGCGGGGACTGGAGGGTGGTGCGTCCGGGGGCGGGGACTGGAGGGAAAGCGCGTCCGGGGCGGGGACTGGAGGGAAGGCGCATCGAGGGAAGGCTTGTGGATGGGGCGAGGACTGGAGGGAGGGCGTCTCTCCCGGGGCGGGGTTTAGGGAATGGCGGAAGTGTCCCGAAGCGGGGCTTGGCGGAAGTGTCCCGAAGCGGGGCTTGGGAGGTCGTGGTCAGAGGCGTGGCGTGGTGTGGTGCGGAGCTTGTTCCGTGGAGCTCAGGGATGCGCCCCCGCTCAGGCGACCCTGCGGTCTTCCGCGACTCTGACCGCTTCTCCTGGCATGACCCGCACCTGTGGCGCTCCGAGAACGAGGCACCTGGTCTCTTCTTCGTGGACGCCGAGCGCGTGCCCTGCCGCCACGACGACGTCGTTTTTCCGCCCAGTGCCTCCTTCCGCGTGGGGCTCGGCCCTGGCGCTGGCCCCGTGCGTGTCCGCAGCATCTCGGCTCTGGGCCGGGTGAGCACTGCGGGGAGGGAGGCTCGGGTCCCCTCTCCCCGCCTCGgcccgcccccccgccccccgctgGTCTGCACACGTTGGGTCTGAGCACTCAGGTGATGTCTCTTCCTGGGGCTGGCTCCGGTGGGGACCCGGCTGCCCGCAGACGTTCACGCGCGACGAGGACCTGGCTGCTTTCCTGGCGTCCCGCGCGGGCCGCCTACGCTTCCACGGGCCGGGCGCTCTGAGCGTGGGCCCCGAGGACTGCGCTGACCCGTCGGGCTGCGTCTGCGGCAACGCGGAGGTGAGCGAGGCCGCAGTGGAGTCTCGGGGGCCGCGCGAGGGTCGGGCCTGTGCCCGGGACAGGGCCGCCGCGCTCCCGCGGTCTCTCGCCGGCTTGCCTCTCCGGCGCATCGCCCTTCTCGCTGCGGTCCGCTCTGGCCCTCCGCGCTGACCACTGCCCCTCGCACCAGGCGCAGCCGTGGATCTGCGCGGATCTGCTCCAGTCCCTGGGCGGCCGCTGCCCCCAGGCCGCCTGCGATGGCGCCCTCCGACCCCAGGGGCAGTGCTGTGACCTTTGTGGTGAGCGCCCCCGCTGGGCCCTGCTTGCTGGGAAGGCCTGGAGGACCTGGTTCGCCCCCGCCTCAGTTTCCTGCCGGGTCCAGATCCACGGCGCTGACCCCTGCCCTCCCGCTGCAGGAGCTGTTGTGTTGCTGACCCACGGTCCCGCATTTGACCTGGAGCGGTACCGGGCGAGGATACTGGACACCTTCCTGGGCCTGGTAATGGGGCCGCGCGGGCAGCTGAGGGGAGTCCCGACCCCAGCCCTACCGCCTCCGCCTAGGACGCCCCTTCTGCAGGGCCCCTGCGGCCGCCCACCTGCTCACTATCTGCCTCTGCCCTTAGCGTCCCCATAGGCTCGGGGAGGGCGGGGGGCTGAGTCAAACCAACCCCgtccccctccccagcctcagtACCAGGGGCTGCAGGTGGCCGTATCCAAGGTGCCACGCTCGCCCCTGCTCCGCGAGGCCGATACGGAGATCCAGGTGGTGCTGGTGGAGACCGGGCCCGAGACGGGCGGCGCCGGGCAGCTGGCCCGGGCCCTCCTGGCGGACGTCGCCAAGCACGGTAACCGCGCCCGCCCGGTCCCTCCCTGCTGCTCCTCGCCCCGCCGCGGGGAAGACTGAGCCGACCCCTCCGTCGCAGGCGAGGCCCTCGGCGTCCTGGAGGCGACCATGCGGGAGTCGGGCGCACATGTCTGGGACAGTTCCGCGGCTGGGCTGGCGGGAGGCGTGGCGGCTGCGCTGCTGCTGGCACTGCTGGTCCTGCTGCTGGCGCCGCCGCTGCTGCGCCGCGCGGGGAGGCTCAGGTACCCGGGGCGGGGTGGCGGGGTGGGGCTGGAGGTTGCCCCGAGGGGCTCACGCTACGTCCCTAATACGCACTCAGGTGGAGGCGCCAGGAGGCGGCCCCGGCCGGGGCAACCCTCGGATTCCACAACCCGGTGTTCGACATGAAGGCCTCCGAGGAGCTGGTGAGAGGGCTGGAGGGTGGACTGGGGCCTCCTTGGGGCCAGGACCCTGAACGCCGTCTGACCCTGTCACCCcgcagcccctgccccagccgCTCAGCCTGGTTCCGAAGGCTGCCGCAGACAGCACGAGCCACAGTTACTTCGTCAACCCGCTGTTCGCTGGGGCTGAGGCCGAGGCCTGAGCGGCCCCCTGACAGTCAACCTTGGGGCTCCCCACCCCCTCTGGCTCCAGAACCTCCCCGACCCCAGTCGATCTGGGGGCTAGCCACCCCCTCGTCCAGCCCCCAAACCTCCCCTTCCTTACCCCCTCCTCCGGAAGCCAAGGACAGGGTGGCCTTACTCAATAAAGGTGTTTCCTGCACCTGCTTCAGCCTGGACATGCCACCCCTGGCCCCGCCCATGAGGACTGGGAGCCCAGTCTTGCACCCTAGTCGCACTGGGGGACATGGGAGGGGTCTAGCTGGCTACTGCTGGAGGCAGCACTGGTCACCACCTGTGTGGCCAGAGGCTGGGGTCTGTGAAGGTGAACCCAGGACTACGAGGGGGTCTTCCCCTACCTTTCGGTGGAGGGAGGGTGAGGAGCTGGAGGGAGGGTGAGGAGCTGGAGAGAGGAGTGGGAGAGAGGCAAGGGGTGGAGGGAGCCAAAGCCTATGCCTGGTGGGGCGGACGGAAAAGGGGTGGGCACCCCTCCTGGCACCAAGCTGCTGGATGCGTCACACTGCGAAGGCAGATCATATGGGGTCACCCATGTGCAAGCGTGTACCACTGCACTGACAGACAAGGGCCTGACCCTATGTGTGCAGCTGCAACTGTGGCACAGTGACCACTTCTGTGAAACCAGTATCCGGGGCTGGAGATGTCACCGGCATCCCCAGTCAGGGCCTGGCCCCCACGCGGAATCTTCTGCCCAGGGGCCCAGCTTAGCCACTAGGACACGTGCGGTAACCAAGATCAGGGCGCCATGCTGCCAGGCACGTCTGTGTTGTGGTTGGAATGAGTCACTGTGGGTGCTGTGCAGTGTACGGCTGAGTGACCACCACAGTTCACGCGTGTGCTCCAACAGCTACCATCTTGCATTTTAAAAGTGGCCGACACTCCCACAGGCACTTTTCAGCCACAATTTTCTTTAGTGTCAGGTGCAAACTGGAGAGCAAGCCTGAGCTAACCGGACATCACCTGCCGCCCGCTGCTCACCCCACTCACAGATGCGACTGTGCTGGCAGGGACCTGCCCCTGGTGTGGACTCTGGAAGGAGAGATGCTCTGGGCTTCCAGGGGAGCTGCTCGCTGCTGCAGCAGCCCAGGCCatgctgcctggcacacagctgcAAGGTCCCAAGTGCCCCCGCTGGGTGCTgggctgcctgccttggcttgcAGTCTCCTCCCCAGTCCGCATGCTTCTGCAGGGGCCGGCACTGTCCTTATCCTACCAAGACAACTAGGTCTCAGTGAGTGGCAAATAAAAGCCAACTGCCCGCATAACTCGGGAAACTGACTCCGAGCATCCTCTCAACCAGGGTCCACTCACCCGGACCCAGGCCTCCCCGAGAGCTCCTGCCTCTTCCTGGGGCCTCTGGCCTGCCCCATCCTGTCCCTTGGGGCTGCTGGCGGGGTTAGTGTGTATGGGTGTGGACATGAAGACCCTCCTGGGCAGCTCCCTCCTGGGGCCCTGGCGCTGCCTGGCTAGGGCTCACAGGCACGCcgccttcctcccacccttcactcCTGCCCCAAGGATGCCCTCTGCTCAGACTGAATACCCCAACAGCAACCTTTTATGTGACCTCCGAGTGAGTTACCCAGAAGAGCTTCTGCTGGCAACGTGGCTCCTTCACTGCCTTTTGGAGTTCAGACACTTCTGGGGCCCAGACACACAAGTGACAGGTTATCACATCCAGACGGACCACTGGGAACTTTAAAACTGCCGTCTTCTGCTTTATTGACAGGTAAATTGTTCAAAAATGTTCTCACGATTCAATAATTACAAAGACTCAGacttacattaaaaaagtaaaaaccagaACCCTCCAGGTGCCCATCCAGCAGAAGGcccaggagggcagtggggtgGCAGGGCTAGGCGGTGCTGGGCCACTCAGTGCTGACTTGGAGAAGTGCACGTCCTGAACAGCCTTGCCAAGCAGCCGACCGGTGGGAGGACAGGGGAAGCCTGGCCCAAGCTGTGGACAAGCTGTGTCTGCCGCCACAGTTAATCACAAGCCTCTGGAGACACAGGGCCACAGAGCTGGTCACTCAACATCTGGTACGAAGAAGGGTGAGGTGAAATCCCCGCGCAGGGCATTGCCGCGCCGTGGGCCGGGGCCAGTGTGCAGGAGTGTGTTGGGTGGGTCTACGTGATCATACGGGCTACTAACCACAGGGGCTCCATGCAGGGGCAGGACTGGTGGGTGGGGGGCGGCGGGGGGTGTTCCAGTGGCTGCTTCATGGCGCCCTGGGGCTCTGACTCCTCTCAGCCCAGCAGGCCACAGGGCCTGCCTGCACCACAACACTCGCTGGTTTTATGGCAGGAGGCGGAAGCCGTGGAAGCGAGTGGAAAGCAGAGAGCACAGCTGACTTCACAGTAGGAGATACTGGTGACACTTCATGGCTGCGACCCAGAATGAACTGAACGCACACCGGGACGCAGGGTGTCACTGGTCCCGGGCCTCTGGCCATGACTAGGTGGTCACAGGACTTCTGCAGCTGACTGCGATGGCTAAGTGAAAAAAAGGCCACAAACTAACCTCCActttcctctgtcttcaaaaTTCTAGTGACACTGGGATGCTATATGACCTCCTACTATTCTCCTAAGGTCCTAGGGAAGTTTCAGGAACTAGGGAAAAGACTGGGTACTGAGGCTGTGTCCCCAGACGTCTGCTTCCGAAGCAGCCGCGTCATGACGGGTTTCTGCTGAGGAAGTGGCGTTGGCAGGGCCCCACACGCCTTCTCGGGTTGTCAGGGGTGGGAGAGAGGCTGTATGGGGGTCCTTCATGTGCAGACGGAACAGTGTCGCCTCATAGCTGTGCAGACGAACAGATGGGGTCTACTGCCACGAACAATGCGGCATAAAACGGATCAATATTATAATAAAGATTTGTCTTCTTCATCTCCATATCTACAAAGTGATTCTACATTTCCTTGGACAACACTGGAGGGCCCGCTCAGTCTTGGCACTGATGCTGGAGGCCATCCCCAGCTCCCGGGCCCCTGCGGCGAGCTGGCGGCTTCAGGTGTCACAGGCCGGCTGCTCCAGGCCTTCGAGGGGGAGCTGGCTCCTGTGGGGGGAGTTGGGGCTCGGTGGGCCGCTGGGGTTGGAGCTGTTCGATGGAGTTGAGTGTTTGGTGGAGTCCGAATCAGGCTGTGAACAGGAAGAGGGCAGGGTGAACACCACTGCCCTAGGCTGGGAGGCTCGCGTGCCCAGCTGGATGCAAATGTTCACTCAGGGACAGCTGTGGCAACTGCTTCTCCTTTCGTGTTATGAGAACACACACACTCTACACCAGCGATTCGTGGGGCCTTAGGCTTGCTGGTGAGAGTCACAAATTGATGTCTAACCCCACTCAAAAATAACATGGTAATTATCATTACAAAAGACAGCAACTCTAGTGAAGAAACCAGATgcggctggatgcggtggctcccgcctgtaatcccagcactttgggaggccaaggtgcatggattgcacttgaggtcaggagtttgagaccagccttgccaacatggtaaaaccccatctctactgaaaatacaaaaatcaggccgcGTGCTgcggcttacgcctgtaatcccagcactttggggggctgcggcgggtagatcacaaggtcaggagattgagaccatcctggttaacacggtgaaaccccatctctaccaaaaatacaaaacattagccgggcgtggtggcatgcacctgtagtcccagctgttggggaggctgaggcaggagaatggtgtgaacctgggaggcggagcttgcagtgagccaagatcgcaccactgcactccagcctgggtgacagagcgagactccatctcaaacaaacaaaaatcagctgggcgcagtggcgtgcacctgcaacCAAGCAAAGTCACAAACACGACACTCTTTCCTGAGAAAAGCACTAGGAATAGAGGGGAacttcctcaacaaaataaaacagctaACCATACTCAATGGTGACAGACAAATTTATCCCCTAAGATCAGCaacgggctgggtgtggtggctcacacctgtaatcccagcactttgggaggctgagatgggcagatcacgaggtcgggagatcaagaccatcctaacacagtgaaaccctgtctctactaaaaatacaaaaaaaaaaaaaaaaaaaaattagccaggcgtggtggaaggcacctgtagtcccagctacttgggaggctaaggcaggataatggcgtgaacccacaaggcagagcttgcagtgaaccgagattcatgactgcactccagcctgggcgacagagtgagactccgtctcaaaaaaacaaacaaacaaaaaaaagatcagcgataagacaaggatgcctgctttcaccactgctattcaacatgtGACCAGaggttctagccagagcaatcagggaagaaaaaaaaataaaaaggatgccAAGTTAGAaaggaagtaaaactatctctgtttgcagatgacatgattatacacatagaaaaccccaaagaaaaGAATCCACAGAAAACGAACACATTCAGCAAAGTTATAGGGTATGAGATCAACACATACAAGTCAgctgtatttctatacaccagaAATGAACACAttgaaaaggaaactgaaaaaaaaaaattcaatttacaatagcatccaAAAGAATAGCTAGGAATACTTTaaccagagaagtgaaaaatctGTACACtataaattacaaaacattgctgaaaaaaataGCTTACATAAATGGAACACACCCCATGTTCATGGAGTAAAAATATTGTTGATGGCTGTactaggctgggtacagtggctcatacctgtaatcccagcactctgggaggccaaagtgggtggatcatttgaggtcaggagtttgagaccagcctggccaacatggtgaaaccccacctccactaaaaatacaaaaatcagccaggtatgggggcaggcacctgtgatcccagctacttgggaggctgaggcatgagaatcacttgaacccaggagacggaggttgcagtgagccaagatggcgccgctgcactccagtctaggcaacagagcgagactctgtctcaaaaaaaaaaaaaaaaaaaaaaaaggcattaatgATGAGGAACATAAATGACAACCTATAGAACAAGAGAAGACGCCTGCACATGACATCTCTCACAAGAGACTGGTATTCAGAACACACCAGGAGCTCCTACAACccagccacaaaaagacaaaccacccacttcaaaaatgggcaaaggccttgagtagacatttctctaaagaaggtatggaaatggccaacaagcacatgaaaagatgttcaacataagCCTttagggaatgcaaatcaaaaccacaatctgGTACTACTTCAAAGCCACTAGAATGactattaaaaagaagaaaaacaagaacaagtattggtgaggatgtggagacatgAGAACGctcacactgctggtggaaatctAAAATGGTACAACTGCTGCAAGAAACAATTTggtggttcttcaaaaagttaaacatagaattaccacacaaatccagcaatcccactcacAGGTATGAACCCGAATGTGAAAACAGGCACTCAAACACATATGTGCACACTCGTGTTCACAGCAGCACCACTCACAACAGGTGAAGGacagaaacagcccaaatgtgcATCAGGCGAAGAATGGGAAAACAAACTGTGGTCTACCCATACAAGAGAGTATTAGTTAGCAACAGAAATGCCAACACTGATACCTGCTACAACGGGGGTGAGCCACAAAAACAGCATGCCAAGCGAAAGCTAGGCACAAAAGGTCAAAACACATTTCTGTAAGAAAGGCCGGGCATTGCATTTCTACGAAATGTCCAGAACGGCGAAATCACAGAACACGACTGGCAGCCCCGGTGCTGACGGGAGGGAGGGACGAAGAGAGAGTGCTTAAAGGGCAGGGGGTTTATTCTGAAATGATGAAAACgtcttttttattatgttttagagacaagatctcactacgctgcccaggctggccctgaacgcctcaggcgatccttccacctcagcttcactagtagctggcactacaggcgtgaaccatggcGCCCAGCTAGAGTGGAAATGTTTCTGAATGAGAAAGAGGTGGTGACTGTGCATCTCTGTGGATGTACTAAATGTCACTGAGTTATTCACTTTAAAGGACTTACTTTGGGCCcagtgtgctggctcatgcctgtaatctgagcactttgggaggccgaggtaggaggacagcttgagccccggagttgggagaccagcctgggcaacaaagtgagaccctgcctgtGTATTATTacgaaaataaaaaaaacaaagttgttggccgggcgcggtggctcaagcctgtaatcccagcactttgggaggccgagacgggcgaatcacgaggtcaggagatcgagaccatcctggctaacacggtgaaaccccgtctctactaaaaaatacaaaaactagccgggcgaggtggcgggcgcctgtagtcccggctactcgggaggctgaggcaggagaacggcgtaaacccgggaggcggagtttgcagtgagctgagatccggccactgcactccagcctggacgacagagccagactccatctcaaaaacaaacaaacaaacaaacaaacaaaacaaagttgttttgtgaatttcacttaaattcaaaagaacaaaaaaggtcATGCAGGTGAGACAGGCACCGGCTGCCTCAGGACACAGCACCCTAAGAGGGACAGCATCTCCTCTGTACAGTGTGACAGCCTAAGACACACTTCGGATCTCATGAGCAGGAAACAGCGGACAAACTCAAACTCAGGAGCATTCCGTAAAGTAACAGCAGTGCTTGCTACAAAACTGTGACTGTCCCACCAGACAAAGACAGGCTGGGGGCCTGCTGCAGAGTAAAGGGTGGAAGAGTAGGATGGACAAAGGACCCAAAAGACAAAGGACTTCCAGAGGAAGAGACGCCGACCTTAGCAGAACCAGCAACATGTGCAAGGCATCTGCCTGTTCATTCGGCAGCCAACGTTAAAACATCTCAGTGCTGGGGCTTAGATGTGTGGTGGAGTGATGGACATGGCCCCTCTGCctgcatccctccctccctccctccgagGATGGCGCCGGGGGCTAAGCCCTCAGCTCACtcctcagccctcagccctcaGCACTGCAGCTCCCTGCCTCCCTCGACTGCATTCTCACCCCCATTCCAcacaggggaaactgaggccagagcaGTGTGGCCAAACTGCACACAAGAATGCCGCCAGCCAGGGTGGGGCTTGTCCTGGAGGCGGTCCCCACACTCTGACACCGAGCGCCATCCCAGCTGAGGGGCAGCAGACAGACCAATGTGGAAAGTCAGCCCAGACCACAGCAACTGCTGGTGTATCGCACTGAAGTACATTAAACAACACAGGAGTCCAGAGGAAGGAGGCAGGTTGGCGGGAAAGTTTCCATTCCTTGTGGGGCAGTGTGACAGCCCCGTCCCGTCAGCATTCCCAAAAGAGCTCGGGGTCTGACCAAGAGACTGCTGCACGGGCCTCCTGGAGGAGGGGACAgccacccctgcccctcccatcacCCTCCCACCGCAAGTGGGGTGCTCTGGAAGGGCTGTGACACCACCCAGGGCCCCAGATCTTTGGGCTGCTTTGCCTCCTGCAGTGGTGGCTCACAGCCTCAGTACTGAACCTGGGCAACTCTCACCTCTTTGTCAAAGTCCTGGTCTGGATCGGACATACTTCTCAGAGGCACGGTCACGCCAGGCTCCGATCCACCTACAGAACAAGGACAGCTTTCCTCTTAGGGAGAAAGTCAAGGACAGAATCAAAAGCCTGCAGTCTCCCCATTCCAGCACCCCctagcctccacctccccgagGGCTGCAGTGGCCACACTTCCTCCGTACCTGATGAGGGCCACGAGATGTAGGGCTTGTTCCGGGACGGAGGCTGGCGAGCCAGGTTGGTGGGAGCGGGGCCCGGCCTTTCCTCCTGGGAGGGGGGCACAGCACTCTGGGCAGAGACAGCAACACATGAGCATGCATGGTTGACACCCGGTGGGGCCGGCTGCGAAGTGTGTGTGACCTACGGCGGCTGCGGCCTCATGACCTTGATGAGCAAAATGGGGGCCAAGAGGGCTCTCTGGACTGGACAAGGGCTCTGGACAGTCTGAAACTAAGAACTGGCAATAGCAACGTTAGGCCAGATCAAATCCTATAAAAAGTGTACTTTTTtgtttgagattgagtcttgctctgtcccccaggctggagtgcaatgacacgatcttggctcactgcaacctctgcctcatgggttcaagcaattctcctgcctcagcctcctgagtaggtgggattacaggtgcctgccaccacgcctggctaatttttgtaatttagtagagacagggcttctccatgttggccaagctggtttcaaactcccgacctcaggtgaaccacttgccatggcctcccaaagtgctggaattagaggcatgagccaccacaccaggcctaaaaaacatacttctttttttttttttgagacagagtcttactctgtggcccaggctggagtgcagtggcgcgatccactcactgcaagctccgcctcctgggttcacgccattctcctgcctcagcctcccgagtagctgggaccacaggctcccgccaccgcgctcggctaatttctttctgtatgtttagtagagacggggtttcactgtgttagccaggatggtctggatctcccgacctcgtgatctgcctgcctcggcctcccaaagtgctgggattacaggcgtgagccaccgcgcccggccaaaaacatACTTCTCAAGTAAAAAACAAAGTATACCATCTGTTGGTATGAGGGTGTTACTGAGAAATCACCACCTGATGGCAAATGTCCTTAGGAAGCCGTCACAGGCCGAAACGTGGCGGACTCTGACAAGTATCTGCAGCATCGCTGCCTGGGGCGGCCCAAGGCCTGCACACAAGGCCTCGTGACAGGGAAAGCGCTTGTGAACAGAGCTTCAGTGGAGACGCACTTGTGCGACAGGTGCGCCAGGTCAGAGCACAGTGC
The window above is part of the Macaca fascicularis isolate 582-1 chromosome 7, T2T-MFA8v1.1 genome. Proteins encoded here:
- the AMN gene encoding protein amnionless isoform X4, giving the protein MGGWPSLRREHPGENGGYSVTSSPALTHAASKLWVPNTDFDIAANWSQNRTPCAGGAVEFPADKMVSVLVREGHAVSDMLLPLDGELVLASGAGFGVSEVGSHPDCGAGDPAVFRDSDRFSWHDPHLWRSENEAPGLFFVDAERVPCRHDDVVFPPSASFRVGLGPGAGPVRVRSISALGRTFTRDEDLAAFLASRAGRLRFHGPGALSVGPEDCADPSGCVCGNAEAQPWICADLLQSLGGRCPQAACDGALRPQGQCCDLCGAVVLLTHGPAFDLERYRARILDTFLGLPQYQGLQVAVSKVPRSPLLREADTEIQVVLVETGPETGGAGQLARALLADVAKHGEALGVLEATMRESGAHVWDSSAAGLAGGVAAALLLALLVLLLAPPLLRRAGRLRWRRQEAAPAGATLGFHNPVFDMKASEELCQVQTGEQA
- the AMN gene encoding protein amnionless isoform X3 produces the protein MGALGRVLLWLQLCALTHAASKLWVPNTDFDIAANWSQNRTPCAGGAVEFPADKMVSVLVREGHAVSDMLLPLDGELVLASGAGFGVSEVGSHPDCGAGDPAVFRDSDRFSWHDPHLWRSENEAPGLFFVDAERVPCRHDDVVFPPSASFRVGLGPGAGPVRVRSISALGRTFTRDEDLAAFLASRAGRLRFHGPGALSVGPEDCADPSGCVCGNAEAQPWICADLLQSLGGRCPQAACDGALRPQGQCCDLCGAVVLLTHGPAFDLERYRARILDTFLGLPQYQGLQVAVSKVPRSPLLREADTEIQVVLVETGPETGGAGQLARALLADVAKHGEALGVLEATMRESGAHVWDSSAAGLAGGVAAALLLALLVLLLAPPLLRRAGRLRWRRQEAAPAGATLGFHNPVFDMKASEELCQVQTGEQA
- the AMN gene encoding protein amnionless isoform X2, which gives rise to MGGWPSLRREHPGENGGYSVTSSPALTHAASKLWVPNTDFDIAANWSQNRTPCAGGAVEFPADKMVSVLVREGHAVSDMLLPLDGELVLASGAGFGVSEVGSHPDCGAGDPAVFRDSDRFSWHDPHLWRSENEAPGLFFVDAERVPCRHDDVVFPPSASFRVGLGPGAGPVRVRSISALGRTFTRDEDLAAFLASRAGRLRFHGPGALSVGPEDCADPSGCVCGNAEAQPWICADLLQSLGGRCPQAACDGALRPQGQCCDLCGAVVLLTHGPAFDLERYRARILDTFLGLPQYQGLQVAVSKVPRSPLLREADTEIQVVLVETGPETGGAGQLARALLADVAKHGEALGVLEATMRESGAHVWDSSAAGLAGGVAAALLLALLVLLLAPPLLRRAGRLRWRRQEAAPAGATLGFHNPVFDMKASEELPLPQPLSLVPKAAADSTSHSYFVNPLFAGAEAEA
- the AMN gene encoding protein amnionless isoform X1 — its product is MGALGRVLLWLQLCALTHAASKLWVPNTDFDIAANWSQNRTPCAGGAVEFPADKMVSVLVREGHAVSDMLLPLDGELVLASGAGFGVSEVGSHPDCGAGDPAVFRDSDRFSWHDPHLWRSENEAPGLFFVDAERVPCRHDDVVFPPSASFRVGLGPGAGPVRVRSISALGRTFTRDEDLAAFLASRAGRLRFHGPGALSVGPEDCADPSGCVCGNAEAQPWICADLLQSLGGRCPQAACDGALRPQGQCCDLCGAVVLLTHGPAFDLERYRARILDTFLGLPQYQGLQVAVSKVPRSPLLREADTEIQVVLVETGPETGGAGQLARALLADVAKHGEALGVLEATMRESGAHVWDSSAAGLAGGVAAALLLALLVLLLAPPLLRRAGRLRWRRQEAAPAGATLGFHNPVFDMKASEELPLPQPLSLVPKAAADSTSHSYFVNPLFAGAEAEA